The Brassica oleracea var. oleracea cultivar TO1000 chromosome C6, BOL, whole genome shotgun sequence genome includes a region encoding these proteins:
- the LOC106299005 gene encoding agamous-like MADS-box protein AGL18, protein MGRGRIEIKKIENVNSRQVTFSKRRNGLMKKAKELSILCDAEVALIIFSSTGKVYDFSSGCMEQTLSRYGNNAETADHKQREQQQLLLCSYSHQNGVVFQKDESTKSELVRLQLAIERLKGKKLEGMSFSDLISLENQLNDSLHSVKNQKTQLLLSQVERSRLQERRALEENQLLRKQVEMLGRGSSGPKGLSEIPQFSSPQAEHESSSSDDDDNDNEDHHSDTSLQLGLSWSGYCRKIKKPKIESPCDNSGSQVASG, encoded by the exons ATGGGGAGAGGAAGGATTGAGATTAAGAAGATTGAGAATGTGAACAGTCGTCAAGTCACTTTCTCCAAAAGACGTAACGGGTTGATGAAGAAGGCCAAAGAGCTTTCGATCCTCTGCGACGCGGAGGTTGCTCTTATCATCTTCTCCAGCACCGGCAAGGTTTACGATTTCTCCAGCGGCTG CATGGAGCAAACTCTTTCTAGATATGGAAACAATGCTGAAACGGCTGATCATAAACAAAGAGAACAACAACAGCTTTTACTTTGTTCTTATTCACATCAAAATGGTGTTGTG TTCCAAAAAGATGAGTCTACGAAGAGCGAGCTTGTGAGACTACAGCTTGCTATTGA GAGACTGAAGGGTAAGAAGCTTGAGGGTATGAGTTTCTCGGATCTTATTTCTCTTGAAAACCAGTTGAATGATAGTTTGCATAGTGTCAAGAATCAAAAG ACACAACTCTTGCTTAGCCAGGTAGAAAGATCCAGGTTACAG GAGAGAAGAGCATTGGAAGAGAACCAACTCTTGCGCAAACAG GTAGAGATGTTGGGGAGAGGTTCATCAGGACCAAAAGGGTTGAGTGAAATACCTCAATTCTCTAGCCCACAAGCGGAGCACGAGAGCTCTTCATCAGATGATGACGATAATGACAATGAGGACCACCATTCTGACACTTCCTTGCAGCTGGG GTTGTCATGGTCGGGGTATTGTAGAAAGATAAAGAAGCCAAAGATCGAATCACCCTGCGATAACTCTGGAAGTCAAGTGGCTTCTGGTTGA